A region from the Populus trichocarpa isolate Nisqually-1 chromosome 18, P.trichocarpa_v4.1, whole genome shotgun sequence genome encodes:
- the LOC18107662 gene encoding meiotic nuclear division protein 1 homolog yields the protein MSKKRGLSLEEKREKILQIFYDSQDFFLLKELEKLGPKKGVISQSVKDVVQSLVDDDLASKDKIGTSVYFWSLPSCAGNQMRTVCRKLDSDLQSSKKRHAELVDQCDALKKGREESDEREEALAELKTIEMKYNELKEEMEKYADNDPAAVQAMKEAIEVAHVAANRWTDNIFTLRQWCSNNFPQAKEQLENMYQEAGITDEFDYLEPLPVISVDAVPDQMLEGAP from the exons Atg TCCAAGAAGCGAGGTCTTTCTTTGGAAGAGAAGCGCGAGAAGATTCTTCAGATCTTTTATGATTCACAAGACTTTTTCCTC CTAAAGGAACTTGAGAAATTGGGCCCCAAGAAAGGTGTGATTAGCCAGTCCGTGAAAGATGTTGTCCAGAGTTTAGTGGATGATGACCTTGCTTCCAAAGACAAGATCGGGACTTCT GTCTACTTCTGGAGTCTTCCTAGCTGTGCTGGAAATCAG atgAGGACTGTGTGCCGCAAACTTGATTCTGATTTACAAAGCAGTAAGAAGCGGCATGCAGAACTTGTTGATCAGTGTGATGCATTAAAGAAAGGACGCGAGGAATCT GATGAACGAGAAGAGGCTTTGGCTGAGCTGAAAACCATTGAAATGAAGTATAACGAACTGAAG GAGGAGATGGAGAAGTATGCAGACAATGATCCTGCTGCCGTTCAAGCAATGA AGGAAGCTATTGAAGTTGCCCATGTGGCAGCAAATAGATGGACAG ATAACATTTTCACATTGCGACAATGGTGTTCAAACAATTTCCCTCAGGCCAAGGAGCAGCTTGAAAATATGTATCAGGAg GCAGGAATAACAGATGAATTTGACTATTTGGAGCCTCTACCAGTTATTTCAGTCGACGCCGTTCCTGATCAGATGCTGGAAGGCGCCCCTTGA